From one Anaerotruncus rubiinfantis genomic stretch:
- a CDS encoding tyrosine-type recombinase/integrase: MPRPKKEQPNHAGGLYEVKITIGKTLDGKLLRKSFYSSISKDDARRQAEEWKIQREVANRTGISDGPGNRQNFGAWALQWLEAKRGTVKPYTYQNTYKVKLEKYILPYFGKADVSGVKQIDVQNFLNSYSYLSEDMLDTLRMILRSIFDAAIDNDLCYKNPAKNVKIKSTYQPSGRKVYTLEQADKLYEYAREKEIIDFMILLKTGIRRSELLALKWEDIDTKQRLIHIRAAVTPSVHETVEGPTKSLSGTRYIPISQELADILVTHKGSGYVIEGSRPESFLSPTTYAKRFSRAMHEAAEALSIPELTPHELRHTFGTLLREMGADVYTIQKVMGHSDIGITAKIYVHNDLDVLRKSMGL; this comes from the coding sequence ATGCCCCGGCCAAAAAAAGAACAGCCCAACCACGCGGGCGGGCTGTATGAAGTCAAAATTACCATTGGAAAGACGCTCGACGGCAAGCTGCTGCGCAAGAGCTTTTACAGCTCCATTAGCAAAGACGACGCGCGGCGGCAGGCTGAGGAATGGAAGATCCAGCGGGAGGTGGCGAACCGGACGGGCATAAGCGATGGGCCCGGTAATCGTCAAAACTTTGGGGCTTGGGCGCTGCAATGGCTTGAAGCTAAACGCGGAACGGTAAAGCCCTACACCTATCAAAACACATACAAGGTCAAGCTTGAAAAGTATATCCTTCCCTATTTTGGAAAAGCCGATGTATCCGGCGTCAAACAAATTGATGTGCAAAACTTTCTGAATTCGTATTCCTATTTATCCGAGGATATGCTTGATACTTTGCGTATGATCTTGCGATCCATATTTGACGCGGCTATCGATAACGACCTGTGTTATAAAAATCCTGCAAAGAATGTGAAAATCAAGTCCACATATCAGCCATCAGGGCGAAAGGTGTACACGTTAGAGCAAGCAGATAAGCTTTATGAATATGCTCGCGAAAAAGAAATAATCGACTTTATGATCCTCTTAAAAACCGGGATTCGGCGAAGTGAGCTTCTAGCGCTCAAATGGGAGGATATCGATACAAAGCAGCGTTTAATACATATACGAGCTGCCGTTACCCCCTCTGTTCATGAAACCGTAGAAGGGCCCACAAAGTCCCTGTCCGGCACGAGGTATATACCGATTAGCCAAGAGCTGGCGGACATTCTGGTAACCCATAAGGGCTCAGGATATGTTATTGAGGGATCGCGGCCAGAATCGTTTCTAAGCCCAACGACCTATGCAAAACGGTTTTCACGCGCCATGCATGAAGCTGCGGAAGCATTATCTATACCCGAACTGACACCACATGAATTGCGACATACTTTTGGCACCCTCTTGCGCGAAATGGGTGCGGACGTGTATACTATACAAAAAGTGATGGGGCATTCAGACATTGGGATTACTGCAAAAATCTACGTGCATAATGATCTTGATGTTCTAAGAAAAAGCATGGGCTTATAG
- a CDS encoding helix-turn-helix domain-containing protein has product MEKPNYYAVLPACVRYDDRLKPAEKLLFAELTSLSQAEGYSWASNGYFSRLYKVSKETVSRWLSHLQECGYIKVSVDQQAGNGRRIIVFDPVLDQGVLTKRSIGIDEKIKTPIDKKINHNNTSINNKKEYIYGFDDFWKAYPKKIAKQDALKAYQKLKADSALLDKLLNALERQKQSPAWKKDGGQYIPHPATWLNGHRWEDEIPKSEETGRWRSLD; this is encoded by the coding sequence ATGGAAAAACCGAACTATTATGCGGTGCTTCCGGCATGTGTCCGGTACGACGACCGCCTCAAACCCGCCGAAAAGCTGCTGTTCGCGGAGCTCACAAGCCTATCACAGGCAGAAGGATATTCCTGGGCCAGCAACGGTTATTTTTCGAGGCTCTATAAAGTGTCGAAGGAAACCGTCTCACGGTGGCTCAGTCATTTACAGGAGTGCGGGTACATAAAAGTCAGCGTCGATCAGCAGGCAGGGAATGGCCGCAGAATTATCGTTTTTGATCCCGTTTTGGATCAGGGGGTATTGACAAAAAGATCAATAGGTATTGACGAAAAGATCAAGACCCCTATTGACAAAAAGATCAACCATAATAATACAAGTATTAATAATAAAAAAGAATATATATATGGCTTCGACGATTTTTGGAAAGCCTATCCGAAAAAGATTGCAAAGCAGGACGCTTTGAAAGCATATCAAAAGCTGAAAGCCGACAGCGCCTTATTGGATAAACTCCTGAATGCGCTGGAGAGGCAGAAACAAAGCCCGGCTTGGAAAAAGGACGGCGGACAATATATTCCGCATCCGGCGACATGGCTGAATGGGCACAGATGGGAGGATGAAATCCCAAAGAGCGAAGAAACAGGGAGGTGGCGCAGCCTTGATTAG
- a CDS encoding putative HNHc nuclease yields MDTEAKILSFGGGKLVLEADKRLLHEVVEHQVKTVRLVVPDGRSISPRQRNKIFALSGDIADFVAGIRHSDKRRQHEFLCALQMNYLLDISTDSVRRKLTYHYCQLCGIDLFSLSDGAYNSADMSTARDFIDWMIELCIEYGIPCMDTLLNLCEDTQRYLYACVMHRTCAVCGKHADIHEWDRVGMGRDREDIHHEGQRVQPLCRECHNEVHAMGQEPFDKLHHITWIRLTEEMCRKLGWKA; encoded by the coding sequence ATGGATACTGAAGCGAAGATACTCTCCTTTGGCGGCGGAAAGCTGGTTTTGGAGGCGGATAAACGCCTCCTGCACGAAGTCGTCGAGCATCAGGTGAAAACGGTGCGGCTGGTGGTCCCGGACGGCAGGAGCATCAGTCCGCGCCAACGCAACAAGATTTTCGCATTGTCAGGCGACATTGCGGACTTTGTGGCCGGAATCCGGCATAGCGATAAACGCAGGCAGCACGAATTCTTGTGCGCCTTGCAGATGAACTATCTGCTCGACATCTCGACGGATTCTGTTCGCAGGAAGCTGACTTATCATTATTGCCAGCTCTGTGGAATCGACCTGTTCAGCCTATCCGATGGGGCATATAATTCGGCAGACATGTCAACGGCCCGGGATTTCATCGACTGGATGATCGAACTCTGCATCGAGTATGGAATTCCCTGCATGGACACGCTTCTCAATCTATGTGAGGACACGCAGCGGTATCTGTACGCCTGTGTAATGCACCGGACATGTGCCGTTTGCGGAAAGCATGCGGATATCCACGAATGGGATCGCGTGGGGATGGGCCGCGACCGGGAAGATATCCACCATGAGGGCCAGCGGGTGCAGCCGCTCTGCCGGGAGTGCCACAATGAGGTGCACGCAATGGGGCAGGAGCCATTTGATAAGCTCCATCATATCACCTGGATTCGGCTGACAGAGGAGATGTGCAGGAAACTCGGGTGGAAAGCATAG
- a CDS encoding phage replication initiation protein, NGO0469 family produces the protein MPIIASAKSGGSFEPVSEGVHIANCISIIDLGDQYSEKYDKTQRKVLLTWEVTDETIEIDGEEKPRVISNEYTLSLSEKANLRTHLEAWRGKNFTQEELDGFDLQNVLGKPCQLSIVHNERNGSVYANIKSIMSIPKGMPTPPVVSELTYFALDDAASLSLIDKLPQWIQDKIKKSTTYGTLVRCQSVPKGADYGPVDTDSSDPPF, from the coding sequence ATGCCAATCATTGCAAGCGCAAAATCCGGCGGATCGTTTGAACCTGTTTCTGAGGGCGTACATATTGCCAATTGTATCTCCATCATCGACCTTGGGGATCAGTATTCCGAGAAATACGACAAAACTCAGCGAAAAGTGCTGCTCACATGGGAAGTGACGGACGAGACAATCGAGATTGACGGGGAGGAGAAGCCGCGTGTTATCAGCAACGAATACACCCTTTCCCTGAGCGAAAAGGCGAACCTGCGGACGCATCTGGAGGCATGGCGCGGCAAGAACTTCACGCAGGAGGAATTGGACGGCTTCGACCTGCAAAACGTCCTCGGCAAGCCCTGCCAGCTCTCTATCGTTCACAACGAGCGCAACGGGAGCGTCTATGCCAACATCAAAAGCATCATGTCTATCCCCAAAGGGATGCCGACTCCGCCAGTCGTTAGCGAACTCACCTATTTTGCCCTGGACGACGCCGCGAGCCTTTCGTTGATAGACAAGCTTCCGCAGTGGATTCAGGATAAGATCAAAAAATCCACAACCTACGGAACGCTGGTGAGATGTCAGAGCGTCCCGAAAGGCGCGGACTATGGGCCGGTTGACACGGATTCCTCCGACCCGCCATTCTGA
- a CDS encoding ParB/RepB/Spo0J family partition protein produces MQIRISPNEVKVKSGRRSLNEEKVKSLAQSIEEIGLLNPITIDLEYNLIAGAHRLEAVKRLERDTIECNQVDLKGLQAELAEIDENLVRHNLNHIDEADQLLRRKEIYEELHPDTKAGIAGAKATNEKRWGIATENSSAAIEKSFAADTAAKIGMTERAVRGKIQVAKNLSPEVKAVVKESGISRENALKLARIKDEDKQKEAAEMLAAKKIRTVDEYHAQTEPFVPVVIPGRRFKDMNESIRDLKNVDKECVTTPEMAFMEFAAFAESFIGEAEAYADERHMTAFENMDKEQAQALYDTCDRMAAAILPFYDMAERKMKHGKKESKMAK; encoded by the coding sequence ATGCAGATACGAATCAGCCCGAACGAAGTAAAGGTAAAATCCGGTCGGCGGTCGCTCAACGAAGAAAAGGTGAAGTCGCTGGCGCAGAGCATCGAAGAAATCGGACTGCTCAACCCCATCACCATAGATCTGGAATATAACCTCATAGCAGGCGCACACCGGTTGGAGGCCGTCAAGCGTTTGGAGCGCGATACCATCGAATGCAATCAGGTCGACCTAAAGGGCCTACAGGCAGAGCTTGCGGAGATCGACGAGAACCTTGTGCGGCACAACCTGAACCACATCGATGAAGCAGATCAGCTTTTGCGTCGCAAGGAGATTTACGAGGAACTGCACCCGGACACCAAAGCGGGCATAGCCGGAGCGAAAGCCACGAATGAAAAACGGTGGGGTATCGCAACGGAAAACTCTTCCGCTGCGATAGAAAAATCATTTGCCGCAGATACGGCTGCAAAGATCGGAATGACCGAGAGGGCTGTCAGAGGGAAAATACAGGTTGCAAAGAATTTATCCCCGGAAGTCAAAGCGGTGGTCAAAGAATCCGGTATCAGTAGAGAAAATGCACTCAAACTGGCGCGGATCAAAGACGAGGACAAGCAGAAAGAGGCGGCTGAAATGCTGGCGGCAAAGAAGATCAGGACGGTGGACGAATACCACGCGCAGACAGAACCGTTCGTTCCGGTGGTTATCCCCGGCAGGCGCTTCAAGGACATGAACGAATCCATCCGGGATCTAAAGAACGTCGACAAAGAATGCGTCACGACCCCGGAAATGGCCTTCATGGAATTCGCAGCCTTCGCTGAAAGCTTTATAGGAGAGGCGGAAGCCTATGCAGACGAGCGGCACATGACCGCATTTGAGAACATGGACAAGGAGCAGGCGCAAGCCCTGTACGATACCTGTGACCGTATGGCGGCGGCAATTCTGCCCTTCTACGACATGGCAGAAAGGAAAATGAAACATGGCAAAAAAGAATCAAAAATGGCAAAGTAA
- a CDS encoding adaptor protein MecA, translating to MEIKQISPRRLQIQLTEADLRAAGLAFDEIDCADPKSRALFLSLLETARMTTDFSPRAKVFIEVYPDDAGGCTVYLSDLSRLKTKRWKVRRPVSVPVIYSFTDVDTLINGSVKLFRRCSHRIRKSALYRLDGGWKLMIYPLDTVENITLSFLDEYAERCGEGPLAAAWLEEHGELVVREDAVDLISAYFG from the coding sequence GTGGAAATCAAACAAATCAGCCCGCGCAGGCTCCAAATCCAGCTTACCGAAGCGGATTTGCGGGCCGCGGGGCTCGCCTTTGACGAGATCGACTGCGCCGACCCGAAATCCCGCGCGCTGTTCCTGTCGCTTCTGGAAACAGCGCGGATGACGACCGATTTTTCCCCGCGCGCAAAGGTTTTCATCGAGGTGTATCCGGATGACGCGGGTGGCTGCACCGTATATCTTTCCGACCTGAGCCGCCTGAAAACCAAACGCTGGAAGGTGCGCAGGCCGGTTTCCGTGCCGGTGATCTATTCCTTTACCGATGTGGATACCCTGATAAACGGTTCGGTCAAACTGTTTCGCCGCTGTTCGCACCGCATCCGCAAAAGCGCTCTTTACCGGCTGGACGGCGGCTGGAAGCTGATGATCTATCCGCTTGATACGGTGGAAAATATCACCCTGTCTTTCCTGGACGAATATGCCGAACGCTGCGGGGAAGGGCCGCTCGCTGCGGCGTGGCTCGAAGAACATGGCGAACTGGTGGTGCGGGAAGACGCGGTGGACCTGATTTCAGCTTATTTCGGCTGA
- a CDS encoding SLBB domain-containing protein: MAGFLYKGILLQQQKEPALSRDLREFFNADTIGVQMDREPVSDVDELTPGEIISIARSAKIIDERDGGLLADKLSECHVHPPKILIGDAIDDEPYISSQLNPLLKNQKLAADGLRIVQRAVDAQEAYFAVYKNLSDLEIKIPKLIGEYPVKRIRGRYPAEYQASKIFEGGEDVLTVGVGAVLHLARAVYYNKPQTTAFVTVAGSCVGNPTNLEVSLGMTVNQVLERCGLIDDPSRVIVGGSMTGISLIDTENTLVTPTTRAILAFRGEEKKMNFNCIGCSRCVHVCPEGLNPFFLYRSIKLHRFVDFRTLDAQMCIGCNTCSYMCPAKLDLSETIRQGQEEFRRMAGSMRAAAVAQARDEKADFETYMAQWQAGEDRRCQLRAERKAAREARRAEREAQREARRAEREAELEEKKREAREQERKLQEAALKAQEFGGKLEDLVEDVGVGITAAAVDAGEKFGELMDSTVEKLDQAIGESIAQDAAEELAQALAETKMAAPPLPTEDSYSKQEPLEVDLLAETEVELAAKEPSEAEPAVSKENLGEQVKAPAAKIASAPDMPNGGLEELVENAQEQRETAESTAGAAKAADAAAEEPEAAVEKPAEPEGTAKKPVTVLGDPAANSGWHKNNENSGRADH; encoded by the coding sequence ATGGCAGGATTTTTATACAAGGGAATATTGCTGCAGCAGCAAAAAGAACCTGCGCTGTCCCGCGACCTGCGGGAGTTTTTCAATGCGGATACAATCGGCGTCCAGATGGACCGCGAACCAGTATCCGACGTTGACGAGCTCACGCCTGGGGAGATCATCAGCATCGCGCGTTCGGCAAAAATCATCGATGAGCGCGACGGCGGGCTGCTAGCGGATAAACTTTCCGAATGCCATGTCCATCCGCCGAAAATTCTCATCGGGGACGCCATTGACGACGAACCCTATATCTCCAGCCAGCTCAACCCCCTGCTCAAAAACCAGAAGCTGGCCGCAGACGGACTGCGGATTGTGCAGCGCGCGGTCGATGCGCAGGAGGCCTATTTCGCAGTCTACAAAAATCTGAGCGACCTGGAGATCAAAATCCCGAAACTGATTGGGGAATACCCTGTTAAACGCATTCGCGGGCGCTATCCGGCCGAATACCAGGCGTCTAAGATTTTTGAAGGCGGCGAGGATGTCCTGACGGTCGGCGTGGGGGCTGTCCTCCATCTCGCACGCGCGGTCTACTACAACAAGCCTCAGACCACCGCGTTTGTCACAGTGGCCGGCAGTTGTGTTGGAAACCCCACCAATCTGGAGGTTTCTCTCGGCATGACCGTCAACCAGGTGCTGGAGCGCTGCGGGCTCATCGATGACCCAAGCCGGGTCATCGTGGGCGGTTCGATGACCGGCATCAGTCTCATCGACACCGAAAACACCCTTGTCACCCCAACCACCCGGGCAATCCTGGCATTCCGCGGGGAAGAAAAGAAAATGAATTTCAACTGCATCGGCTGCTCACGGTGCGTACATGTCTGTCCGGAAGGGCTCAACCCTTTCTTCCTCTATCGCAGCATCAAGCTGCACCGGTTTGTGGATTTCCGCACGCTTGACGCACAGATGTGCATTGGCTGCAACACCTGCAGCTATATGTGCCCCGCCAAGCTCGACCTGTCTGAAACGATCCGGCAGGGCCAGGAGGAATTCCGGCGGATGGCCGGCTCAATGCGCGCGGCGGCCGTGGCGCAGGCCAGGGATGAAAAGGCGGATTTCGAGACCTATATGGCGCAGTGGCAAGCGGGTGAAGATCGCCGCTGTCAGCTTCGCGCCGAACGCAAGGCCGCGCGTGAAGCACGCAGGGCCGAACGCGAAGCTCAGCGGGAGGCGCGGCGCGCTGAACGGGAAGCCGAATTGGAAGAGAAAAAACGCGAGGCGCGGGAACAGGAGCGCAAACTCCAGGAGGCCGCATTGAAAGCGCAGGAGTTTGGCGGTAAGCTCGAGGATCTGGTCGAGGACGTGGGCGTGGGAATCACCGCCGCTGCCGTGGATGCCGGAGAAAAATTTGGCGAGCTGATGGACAGCACCGTCGAAAAACTTGATCAGGCGATCGGTGAATCGATTGCGCAGGATGCGGCTGAGGAGCTCGCGCAGGCCCTTGCGGAAACAAAAATGGCCGCGCCGCCCTTGCCAACCGAGGATTCCTACAGTAAACAGGAGCCGCTGGAGGTTGACCTGTTGGCTGAAACCGAGGTGGAACTGGCCGCGAAGGAGCCTTCCGAGGCAGAACCGGCTGTTTCCAAAGAAAATCTGGGGGAACAAGTCAAAGCGCCTGCCGCAAAAATCGCAAGCGCGCCGGATATGCCAAACGGCGGCCTGGAGGAGCTTGTTGAAAACGCGCAGGAACAGCGGGAAACCGCCGAATCCACCGCAGGGGCGGCGAAAGCGGCCGATGCGGCCGCAGAAGAACCGGAAGCTGCCGTTGAAAAGCCCGCAGAGCCGGAGGGAACCGCTAAAAAGCCGGTCACCGTGCTCGGGGACCCGGCCGCGAATTCCGGCTGGCACAAAAACAATGAGAATTCCGGGAGGGCGGACCATTGA
- a CDS encoding helix-turn-helix domain-containing protein: MTVMDLLKEGKENAVSRYWLADRLKTSERAVRKEIERLRTKGVNIISSSHGKGYYLGTDADRETMRREAERRAKSTMKPYGARVIIIYPNKPLEGQERF; this comes from the coding sequence ATGACCGTAATGGATTTACTCAAAGAGGGTAAGGAGAACGCGGTTTCCCGGTACTGGCTGGCGGACAGGCTGAAAACCAGCGAACGGGCTGTCAGAAAAGAGATCGAACGCCTGCGCACAAAGGGTGTGAACATCATATCCAGCTCCCACGGGAAAGGGTACTATCTCGGAACCGACGCAGATCGGGAGACGATGCGAAGAGAGGCGGAACGGCGGGCAAAATCCACAATGAAGCCCTACGGGGCACGGGTAATCATCATATATCCCAATAAGCCACTGGAAGGGCAGGAACGGTTTTGA
- a CDS encoding helix-turn-helix domain-containing protein has protein sequence MGNIVLGSRIKARRKELDLTLQNIADEIGVAKSTIQRYENGNIETIKLPVVEAIARILKVNPSYLLGKTDNKELATTESDELQEYLEYLKNREDGRMLFSLAKNATKEDVMRAVAIIEALKKEEERQE, from the coding sequence ATGGGAAACATTGTTCTTGGCTCTCGGATTAAAGCACGTCGCAAAGAACTGGACCTTACCCTCCAAAATATTGCAGATGAAATTGGCGTTGCTAAATCAACTATACAAAGATACGAGAATGGAAATATTGAAACAATAAAATTACCGGTTGTGGAAGCAATTGCTAGAATTCTTAAAGTTAACCCATCCTATCTATTAGGTAAAACTGATAATAAGGAGCTCGCCACCACAGAGAGCGACGAGCTCCAAGAATATTTGGAATATCTCAAAAATCGCGAGGATGGTCGGATGCTTTTCTCGTTGGCGAAGAATGCCACGAAAGAAGATGTGATGCGCGCCGTCGCAATAATTGAAGCTCTAAAAAAGGAGGAAGAACGGCAGGAATGA
- a CDS encoding DUF6551 family protein, which translates to MAKKNQKWQSNYPVDIKTSYKIMRLSTALLTSGQAYQRPVKRRHVDKIIRNYDPRLMDEIIVNCRGGKYYVIDGQHRITALREMNNGVDVIVTCKVYYGLTYQQEAEFYHLLDAAKTKLNTKDDVRSMFESGEFPNIEDIKKVLKANGIEWNFTSSNGRDNSISAIRETIKAYDELGFSGFARMIRIIKEAWHGEGKSLTMYILSGMTLFLKTYGDMVDDATLVKQLSKCSPDEIVRMGKADLSTNYRQLRYAKAILARYNLHKRDKLPYRFEV; encoded by the coding sequence ATGGCAAAAAAGAATCAAAAATGGCAAAGTAACTATCCCGTGGATATCAAAACTTCTTACAAAATCATGCGGCTGTCAACGGCGCTCCTGACTTCCGGGCAAGCCTACCAGAGGCCGGTAAAGCGCAGACATGTCGACAAGATCATTCGAAATTATGATCCACGTCTCATGGACGAGATCATCGTGAACTGCCGTGGCGGCAAATATTACGTGATTGACGGACAGCACCGGATCACAGCGCTGCGGGAGATGAACAACGGTGTGGACGTGATTGTCACCTGCAAGGTCTATTACGGGCTTACATACCAGCAGGAGGCAGAATTCTATCATCTTCTGGACGCGGCAAAAACCAAGCTGAACACCAAAGACGATGTGCGGTCAATGTTCGAGTCCGGAGAGTTTCCCAACATTGAGGATATCAAAAAGGTGCTGAAAGCAAATGGAATCGAATGGAACTTCACATCCAGTAACGGGCGGGATAACAGCATCTCGGCCATCCGCGAAACAATAAAAGCTTACGACGAGTTGGGTTTTTCCGGTTTTGCGCGGATGATACGGATCATCAAGGAGGCTTGGCACGGGGAGGGAAAGTCGCTGACTATGTACATCCTTTCGGGCATGACGCTTTTTCTGAAAACCTATGGCGATATGGTAGACGATGCGACGCTTGTAAAGCAGTTATCGAAATGCAGCCCGGATGAGATCGTGCGGATGGGAAAGGCGGATTTGAGCACCAATTACCGGCAGCTGCGATATGCAAAGGCAATCCTGGCAAGATACAACCTGCACAAGCGAGACAAGCTTCCCTATAGATTTGAGGTGTAA
- a CDS encoding DUF4393 domain-containing protein — MEDKTEIIHAVIEPLNKLTVPVASSAGKTLSDIWELVFGGFGLYIDKKRIQRTQALEEFKQTLSQNVSAIPPNDLIEPKLSVVGPALEASKYYFEEKELRDMFASLIASALDRRKTVVLHPSYVEIIRQLSSLDAQNLVLFQMKTLPVAKYWFSRPNGSPAPTNTIIFLSNPQEIDIYKQSVSMEHLRHLGLLEIDFETHLVSPDAYQAFYETPLFLNFKNIVSNSDTFSAVNIKKGIARLTTLGEFFLYVCYPDFPKGPSPSAWPSHLNIGQPVSDVGLRTSAT; from the coding sequence ATGGAGGACAAGACTGAAATTATCCATGCAGTAATTGAACCGCTTAATAAGCTTACCGTGCCCGTCGCTTCTTCGGCAGGGAAAACGCTCTCAGATATTTGGGAGCTTGTATTTGGAGGATTCGGGCTTTACATCGATAAGAAACGCATTCAGCGCACACAGGCGCTTGAAGAATTTAAGCAAACTCTCTCACAAAATGTTAGTGCGATCCCTCCTAATGATCTGATCGAGCCCAAACTCTCTGTTGTTGGGCCAGCTCTCGAAGCATCCAAATATTATTTTGAGGAAAAAGAGCTGAGGGACATGTTTGCCAGCCTCATAGCAAGTGCACTGGATCGAAGAAAAACGGTCGTCTTACATCCGTCCTATGTGGAGATCATCCGACAACTTTCTTCCTTGGATGCTCAAAACTTGGTTTTATTCCAAATGAAAACCCTTCCTGTTGCAAAATATTGGTTCAGCCGTCCGAACGGGAGTCCTGCTCCCACGAATACAATCATTTTTTTATCTAATCCACAGGAAATTGATATTTACAAGCAATCCGTCTCTATGGAACATCTCCGGCATTTGGGATTGCTTGAAATCGATTTTGAGACTCATCTCGTTTCTCCCGATGCTTATCAGGCATTTTATGAAACACCGCTATTTTTGAATTTCAAGAATATTGTAAGTAACTCAGACACGTTCTCAGCTGTCAATATCAAAAAGGGAATTGCCCGTTTAACTACCTTGGGAGAGTTCTTTCTCTATGTCTGCTATCCAGACTTTCCAAAAGGACCTTCTCCAAGTGCTTGGCCGTCTCATCTAAATATTGGTCAACCCGTTTCAGATGTCGGGCTGCGCACAAGCGCGACATAA
- the rpe gene encoding ribulose-phosphate 3-epimerase, with translation MVKISPSILACDFTRLGQEVADMRAAGVEMVHVDVMDGHFVPNISIGLPVVSSLRKKTDLPLDVHLMISDPLTYAPQFCDAGADIVVFHLESESDPQAVLDAIRKKGKKAGVSIKPQTPAEAVFPYLSQLDMVLVMTVEPGFGGQKFMSDMCPKIAAVRAECSRLGISMDIEVDGGIDNNTISQAANAGANVFVAGSALFGKPDYLSAVRALRENASRA, from the coding sequence ATGGTAAAAATTTCCCCTTCCATTTTGGCCTGTGACTTCACCCGGCTTGGGCAGGAGGTCGCCGACATGCGTGCGGCCGGCGTGGAAATGGTCCATGTCGATGTGATGGACGGCCATTTTGTCCCCAATATTTCGATCGGTCTGCCGGTGGTTTCTTCCCTGCGCAAAAAGACCGACCTGCCGCTCGACGTCCATCTGATGATCAGCGACCCGCTCACCTATGCGCCGCAGTTCTGCGACGCGGGCGCGGATATTGTCGTCTTTCACCTCGAAAGCGAATCCGATCCGCAGGCGGTCCTGGATGCGATCCGGAAGAAGGGCAAAAAGGCCGGCGTTTCCATTAAGCCCCAAACCCCGGCCGAAGCGGTTTTTCCCTATCTTTCCCAGCTTGATATGGTGCTCGTCATGACGGTGGAGCCGGGCTTCGGCGGGCAGAAGTTCATGTCTGATATGTGCCCGAAGATCGCCGCCGTACGCGCCGAATGCAGCCGGCTTGGCATCTCGATGGACATCGAGGTGGATGGCGGCATTGACAATAACACCATCTCTCAGGCGGCAAATGCCGGTGCGAACGTCTTTGTCGCAGGCAGCGCGCTGTTCGGCAAACCGGATTACCTTTCCGCTGTGAGGGCGCTGCGTGAAAACGCTTCACGCGCCTGA